One Halolamina litorea genomic window carries:
- a CDS encoding low molecular weight phosphatase family protein has translation MCVQNAGRSQMATAFAERERERRGLEGEVEILTGGTLPADHVHEEVIEAMAELDIDLSDRTPREITIGELQSCDYVATMGCSTLDVGEVGESVEVRDWALDDPDGADPERVREIRETVQARVVALFDEIEA, from the coding sequence ATGTGCGTCCAGAACGCCGGGCGCTCCCAGATGGCGACCGCCTTCGCCGAACGCGAACGCGAGCGCCGCGGCCTCGAGGGCGAGGTCGAGATCCTCACCGGCGGTACCCTCCCCGCGGACCACGTCCACGAGGAAGTGATCGAGGCGATGGCCGAACTCGACATCGACCTCTCGGACCGGACGCCGCGGGAGATCACCATCGGGGAACTGCAGTCGTGTGACTACGTGGCGACGATGGGCTGTTCGACCCTCGACGTGGGCGAGGTCGGCGAGAGCGTCGAGGTGCGCGACTGGGCGCTCGACGACCCCGACGGCGCCGACCCCGAGCGAGTGCGCGAGATCCGCGAGACCGTTCAGGCCCGCGTCGTCGCCCTCTTCGACGAGATCGAG
- the arsB gene encoding ACR3 family arsenite efflux transporter: MSEAHAHGPDCDCEVCGDPRSMDVLDKYLTVWILGAMALGVGLGYFAPSVPGTVEELRLVEIGLILMMYPPLAKADYSRLGTVFRNWQVLGLSLVQNWLIGPTLMFGLAVVFFGGVVPGLPARPDFFLGLVFIGMARCIAMVLVWNELAEGSTEYVTGLVAFNSLFQIATYGVYVWLFALYLPGLLGLETLAAGITAFDVTPMQVFEAIVVFLGIPFAAGFLTRYLGTRLKSEAWYEDSFVPKIDPLTLVALLFTVIVMFATQGESIVAAPGDVLLLAVPLTVYFLAMFAVSFGMGRGIGADYSTTTAIGFTAASNNFELAIAVAVAVFGVASDVAFATVVGPLIEVPVLLALVHAALYLQRKLDWTGADGEPSTTTAPTDD, encoded by the coding sequence ATGTCTGAGGCCCACGCCCACGGCCCGGACTGCGACTGTGAGGTCTGTGGCGACCCGCGGTCGATGGACGTCCTCGATAAGTACCTCACCGTCTGGATCCTCGGCGCGATGGCGCTGGGGGTCGGGCTGGGGTACTTCGCGCCCTCGGTCCCCGGGACCGTCGAGGAACTCCGACTGGTCGAGATCGGGCTGATCCTGATGATGTACCCGCCGCTGGCGAAGGCCGACTACTCCCGGCTGGGGACGGTGTTCCGGAACTGGCAGGTGCTCGGGCTCAGCCTCGTCCAGAACTGGCTCATCGGCCCGACGCTGATGTTCGGGCTTGCAGTCGTGTTCTTCGGCGGCGTCGTCCCCGGCCTCCCCGCGCGCCCGGACTTCTTCCTCGGGTTGGTGTTCATCGGGATGGCCCGCTGCATCGCGATGGTGCTGGTCTGGAACGAACTCGCGGAGGGGTCGACGGAGTACGTCACCGGTCTCGTCGCGTTCAACAGCCTGTTCCAGATCGCCACCTACGGCGTCTACGTCTGGCTGTTCGCGCTCTACCTTCCCGGCCTACTCGGGCTGGAGACGCTCGCCGCGGGCATCACGGCCTTCGACGTGACGCCGATGCAGGTGTTCGAGGCCATCGTCGTCTTCCTCGGGATCCCCTTCGCGGCGGGCTTCCTCACGCGCTACCTCGGGACCCGACTCAAGAGCGAGGCGTGGTACGAGGACTCCTTCGTCCCGAAGATCGATCCGCTGACGCTGGTCGCGCTGCTGTTCACCGTGATCGTGATGTTCGCAACGCAGGGCGAGAGCATCGTCGCCGCGCCGGGCGACGTGCTGTTGCTCGCGGTGCCGCTCACGGTCTACTTCCTCGCGATGTTCGCCGTCAGCTTCGGGATGGGGCGCGGCATCGGCGCCGACTACTCGACGACGACCGCGATCGGCTTCACCGCGGCCTCCAACAACTTCGAACTCGCCATCGCCGTCGCTGTCGCCGTCTTCGGCGTCGCCTCCGACGTGGCCTTCGCCACCGTCGTCGGCCCGCTGATCGAAGTTCCCGTCCTGCTCGCACTGGTCCACGCCGCGCTGTACCTCCAGCGGAAGCTCGACTGGACCGGCGCCGACGGCGAGCCGTCGACGACGACCGCACCGACCGACGACTGA
- a CDS encoding ArsR/SmtB family transcription factor: MAQATDRLERYLDDELGDCRPEDVDDRLAELRDLETDSGGSAVERELDVLGALANDTRYTLARVLVAAGEELCVCELGAVVDVTDSGLSRALSTLADAGLVEGRKDGRWKHYRATNRAVALVTVLDGSVADV; the protein is encoded by the coding sequence ATGGCACAAGCCACCGACCGCTTGGAACGCTACCTCGACGACGAACTCGGGGACTGTCGGCCCGAGGACGTCGACGACCGGCTCGCGGAGTTACGCGACCTCGAAACCGACAGCGGCGGGAGCGCCGTCGAGCGCGAACTGGACGTGCTCGGGGCGCTCGCCAACGACACGCGCTACACGCTCGCCCGGGTCCTCGTCGCCGCGGGCGAGGAACTGTGCGTCTGTGAACTCGGCGCCGTCGTCGACGTCACCGACAGCGGGCTGAGCCGAGCGCTGTCGACGCTGGCCGACGCCGGACTCGTAGAGGGGCGCAAGGACGGCCGCTGGAAACACTACCGCGCGACCAACCGTGCGGTCGCGCTGGTCACCGTCCTCGACGGGAGCGTCGCCGATGTCTGA
- a CDS encoding MTH1187 family thiamine-binding protein gives MTVVAFLSVAPATDGSMSGEVAKAVAALDAFDVSYETTPMGTTIEADDIGELFAAAQAAHEAVDGDRVSTFLKIDDKRTSDEPAASKVESVERELGQDARKER, from the coding sequence ATGACTGTCGTCGCGTTCCTCTCGGTCGCACCGGCTACTGACGGGTCGATGTCGGGCGAGGTGGCGAAAGCCGTCGCCGCGCTCGACGCGTTCGACGTGAGCTACGAGACCACCCCGATGGGGACCACCATCGAGGCCGACGATATCGGCGAACTGTTCGCCGCCGCACAGGCCGCCCACGAGGCCGTCGACGGTGACCGAGTGAGCACGTTCCTGAAGATCGACGACAAGCGGACCAGCGACGAGCCGGCGGCGTCGAAGGTCGAGTCCGTGGAGCGGGAGTTGGGGCAGGACGCGCGCAAGGAGCGTTGA
- a CDS encoding metallophosphoesterase family protein gives MSTPPRFNDSVEPHHLRLNVDEYDDIYVVGDVHGSHVELEHLLEKLALGPDDLVLFVGDLVRKGPYSPHVIDLVRQHDQLLSVRGNNEQKVIRGDKEPDWLREGDRAFFESLPVVISFDDAMVVHGGVNPARPLTDHSIEELLNMRAPDGDGYDGPFWYEAYEGPQRVFFGHTVHDEPFVGEHAVALDTGCVYGGTLTAYDYRRDRLVTVESMVTHEDRRDSKFVEPGWQSVSPT, from the coding sequence ATGTCCACGCCACCGCGGTTCAACGACAGCGTCGAGCCCCACCACCTTCGACTGAACGTCGACGAGTACGACGACATCTACGTCGTCGGCGACGTGCACGGGAGCCACGTCGAACTGGAACACCTGCTCGAGAAGCTCGCTCTCGGGCCGGACGACCTCGTCCTGTTCGTCGGCGACCTCGTCCGGAAGGGTCCTTACAGCCCGCACGTCATCGACTTGGTCCGCCAGCACGACCAGCTACTGAGCGTCCGCGGCAACAACGAACAGAAGGTGATCCGCGGCGACAAGGAGCCCGACTGGCTCCGCGAGGGCGACCGGGCGTTCTTCGAGTCGCTCCCGGTCGTCATCTCCTTCGACGACGCGATGGTGGTCCACGGCGGCGTCAACCCGGCGCGGCCGCTGACGGACCACTCGATCGAGGAACTGCTCAACATGCGCGCCCCGGACGGCGACGGCTACGACGGCCCGTTCTGGTACGAGGCCTACGAGGGTCCACAGCGGGTCTTCTTCGGCCACACCGTCCACGACGAACCGTTCGTCGGCGAGCACGCCGTCGCGCTGGACACCGGCTGTGTCTACGGCGGGACGCTCACCGCCTACGACTACCGCCGCGACCGACTGGTGACCGTCGAGTCGATGGTGACCCACGAGGACCGCCGCGACTCGAAGTTCGTCGAGCCGGGCTGGCAGTCGGTCAGCCCGACCTGA
- the ppk1 gene encoding polyphosphate kinase 1, whose product MSEPDLQAPEYYLNREFSELAFQQRVLAEGTDERNPPLERLRFLAYVTKNTDEFFMKRVGGLKQQIDAGVTETTPDGRTPEEQWTEVLEAARPLLGEQTDYWQSTLKPELAAAGVEVLEMDALDDDEVQSLRTYFEETVLPTLTPLSFDPAHPFPFISNRSLSLGVLSRGADRDLTFTRIKIPKNQPRLVEVPGRDCGFVLLEDLIEANLGLLLPNLEIVDVSKFKVTRNAEVRRNEEVAEDLIDMIEEVIEQRRFATAVRLEIESGMAERSRSILKRNLDVTEREVFEREGPIDFEDFFELVELPRPDLKLPDWSPKLHPRLRPVDDLNDERSIFEEIREGDILAHHPYHSFEGTVQQFLDTAANDPNVLAVKAAIYRTASDSKVIQSLIDAADNGKQVAVMVELKARFDEKNNLEWVRRLEEEGIHVAYGTVGLKTHTKTALVVRREEDGVKLYSHVGTGNYHSGTAQGYSDLGLLTADRDIGQDLTRLFNFFTGPSLDERFRKLLIAPVTMRDRFVEMVRREAEHAREGRRARIVVKVNGLEDPGMVEELYRASMAGVEIDLIVRDICRLRPGIEGLSENVTIHSVVGRFLEHARVFYFENAGDPEWYLGSADWMTRNLDYRVEAITPVEDPALREQLRFVLEGTFHDNRRRWLMDSGGEYERVDADADEPVIDVQQLLMDATTAAVEEGYGPGMVVDDTVVDEELLIEPMEGLTESEPASTTTVDSPSAAGAGDYTEPAVDAPVDADATEVDDRIAFETYPDRWYRPDSDEYGWAVRTADGGRRYFKTEAGALDRLRREYSD is encoded by the coding sequence GTGTCTGAGCCGGACCTGCAGGCCCCCGAGTACTACCTCAACAGGGAGTTCTCGGAACTCGCCTTCCAGCAGCGGGTGCTCGCCGAGGGGACCGACGAGCGGAACCCGCCGCTCGAACGGCTCCGCTTCCTCGCCTACGTCACCAAGAACACCGACGAGTTCTTCATGAAGCGCGTGGGGGGGCTCAAACAGCAGATCGACGCCGGCGTGACCGAGACGACCCCCGACGGGCGCACGCCCGAGGAGCAGTGGACGGAAGTGCTGGAGGCGGCCCGCCCGCTGCTGGGCGAACAGACCGACTACTGGCAGTCGACGCTCAAACCCGAACTCGCGGCGGCGGGCGTCGAAGTCCTCGAGATGGATGCGCTCGACGACGACGAGGTCCAGTCCCTGCGGACGTACTTCGAGGAGACGGTGCTGCCGACGCTGACGCCGCTGTCGTTCGACCCGGCTCACCCGTTCCCGTTCATCTCGAACCGCTCGCTCTCGCTGGGGGTGCTCTCACGCGGCGCCGACCGGGACCTGACGTTCACCCGGATCAAGATCCCCAAGAACCAACCGCGGCTCGTCGAGGTCCCAGGCCGGGACTGCGGCTTCGTCCTCCTCGAGGACCTGATCGAGGCGAACCTCGGGCTGTTGCTTCCGAACCTCGAGATCGTCGACGTGTCGAAGTTCAAGGTCACGCGCAACGCCGAGGTGCGGCGCAACGAGGAGGTCGCGGAGGACCTCATCGACATGATCGAGGAGGTGATCGAGCAGCGGCGCTTCGCGACGGCGGTGCGCCTGGAGATCGAATCGGGGATGGCCGAGCGCTCGCGCTCGATCCTGAAGCGGAACCTCGACGTGACCGAACGGGAGGTGTTCGAGCGCGAGGGGCCGATCGACTTCGAGGACTTCTTCGAACTCGTCGAGCTCCCTCGCCCCGACCTCAAACTCCCCGACTGGTCGCCGAAGCTCCACCCGCGGCTGCGCCCCGTCGACGACCTGAACGACGAGCGGAGCATCTTCGAGGAGATCCGCGAGGGGGACATCCTCGCCCACCACCCCTACCACTCCTTCGAAGGGACCGTCCAGCAGTTCCTCGACACGGCCGCGAACGACCCGAACGTACTGGCGGTGAAAGCGGCGATCTACCGCACCGCCAGCGACTCGAAGGTGATCCAGAGCCTCATCGACGCCGCCGACAACGGCAAGCAGGTCGCGGTGATGGTCGAACTCAAGGCCCGCTTCGACGAGAAGAACAACCTCGAGTGGGTCCGGCGGCTGGAGGAGGAGGGGATCCACGTCGCCTACGGCACCGTCGGGCTCAAGACCCACACGAAGACCGCACTCGTGGTGCGCCGGGAGGAGGACGGCGTCAAACTCTACTCCCACGTCGGGACGGGGAACTACCACTCGGGCACCGCACAGGGCTACAGCGACCTCGGGCTGTTGACGGCCGACCGCGACATCGGGCAGGACCTCACCCGACTGTTCAACTTCTTCACGGGGCCGTCGCTGGACGAACGGTTCCGGAAGCTGCTGATCGCGCCGGTGACGATGCGCGACCGGTTCGTCGAGATGGTGCGCCGCGAGGCCGAGCACGCCCGGGAGGGCCGCCGGGCCCGGATCGTCGTGAAGGTCAACGGGCTGGAGGACCCGGGAATGGTCGAGGAGCTCTACCGGGCGTCGATGGCCGGCGTCGAGATCGACCTGATCGTGCGGGACATCTGCCGGCTCCGCCCCGGGATCGAGGGGCTGAGCGAGAACGTGACCATCCACTCCGTCGTCGGGCGCTTCCTCGAACACGCGCGGGTCTTCTACTTCGAGAACGCCGGCGACCCCGAGTGGTACCTCGGGTCGGCCGACTGGATGACCCGGAACCTCGACTACCGCGTCGAGGCGATCACGCCCGTCGAGGACCCGGCGCTGCGCGAACAGCTCCGGTTCGTCCTCGAAGGGACGTTCCACGACAACCGGCGCCGGTGGCTGATGGACAGCGGCGGCGAGTACGAGCGGGTCGACGCCGATGCCGACGAGCCGGTGATCGACGTACAGCAGCTCCTCATGGACGCGACGACGGCGGCCGTCGAGGAGGGCTACGGGCCGGGAATGGTCGTCGACGACACTGTGGTCGACGAGGAACTACTGATCGAGCCGATGGAGGGACTGACCGAGAGCGAGCCCGCATCAACGACTACTGTGGACTCACCATCGGCGGCCGGCGCGGGCGATTACACGGAGCCGGCGGTCGATGCTCCAGTAGATGCCGACGCGACCGAGGTCGATGACCGAATCGCATTCGAGACGTATCCGGATCGGTGGTACCGCCCCGACAGCGACGAGTACGGCTGGGCCGTCCGTACGGCCGACGGTGGACGCCGCTACTTCAAGACCGAAGCGGGGGCACTCGATCGCCTCCGACGGGAGTACAGCGACTGA
- the mch gene encoding methenyltetrahydromethanopterin cyclohydrolase → MESINRMAVELVDEALDFADELNVTPYELDSGATVLDFGVETDGGVEAGVLLAEIQTAGLATITTRTGRVDGAPVPHVELSTDHPGIALLCSQKAGWELEFDTYDGLGSGPARALVGQETEFQSVGYFDEFDLTVLAVESIDLPDDEIASHVADLAGIEESGVFLPTFALGSIAGSVAAGARAPESAVWQLFEAGYDPTDVLSVSGSAPVAPVGYDESEAMARTNDALAFGGEVHLTVARDDADAFESITSNAATEFDATFEEIFEAHEWDFEALPESVFGPAAATVDVVDGPTYRFGERNEALLAESFGF, encoded by the coding sequence ATGGAGAGCATCAACCGGATGGCGGTCGAGCTGGTCGACGAGGCCCTCGACTTCGCCGACGAACTCAACGTCACGCCCTACGAACTCGACTCCGGCGCGACCGTACTCGACTTCGGCGTCGAGACCGACGGCGGCGTCGAGGCGGGCGTCCTGCTCGCCGAGATCCAGACCGCCGGCTTGGCGACGATCACCACCCGGACCGGCCGGGTCGACGGCGCGCCCGTCCCCCACGTCGAACTGTCGACTGACCACCCCGGGATCGCCCTGCTGTGCTCCCAGAAAGCGGGCTGGGAGCTCGAGTTCGACACGTACGACGGGCTGGGCTCGGGGCCGGCACGCGCGCTGGTCGGCCAGGAGACCGAGTTCCAGTCGGTCGGCTACTTCGACGAGTTCGACCTGACCGTGCTGGCCGTCGAGAGCATCGACCTCCCCGACGACGAGATCGCGAGCCACGTCGCCGACCTCGCGGGTATCGAGGAGAGCGGCGTGTTCCTGCCGACGTTCGCGCTTGGCTCCATCGCGGGCAGCGTCGCCGCCGGCGCCCGAGCGCCCGAGTCGGCCGTCTGGCAGCTGTTCGAGGCCGGCTACGACCCGACCGACGTGCTCTCGGTCTCGGGTAGCGCACCCGTCGCGCCCGTCGGCTACGACGAGAGCGAGGCGATGGCCCGCACGAACGACGCGCTCGCGTTCGGCGGCGAGGTCCACCTGACCGTCGCCCGCGACGACGCCGACGCCTTCGAGTCGATCACCTCGAACGCCGCCACGGAGTTCGACGCGACCTTCGAGGAGATCTTCGAGGCCCACGAGTGGGACTTCGAGGCGCTGCCGGAGTCGGTGTTCGGCCCCGCCGCCGCGACCGTCGACGTGGTCGACGGCCCCACCTACCGCTTCGGCGAACGGAACGAGGCGCTGCTGGCCGAGAGCTTCGGCTTCTGA
- a CDS encoding GTPBP1 family GTP-binding protein: MSADRAPLQRALERGEEEGGQIEFKTRLTRNTHLREGRMESLAAQLRHRVLSGDGEATYVVGVDDDGAIAGISPEAFSESMDVLSLLAEEADAHIEDVETWGISAEAGAEEGLVGVATIREGAMLDREDDEHVVVGTAGHVDHGKSTLVGTLVTGERDDGEGGTRSFLDVQPHEVERGLSADLSYAVYGFDDHGPVRMDNPHRKTDRARVVQEADRLVSFVDTVGHEPWLRTTIRGLVGQKLDYGLLVVAADDGPTKTTREHLGILLATELPTMVAITKADAVSDERVDEVEAEVEAMLREVGETPLPVERYGVDAAIEEVGTTVPLLRTSAVGGEGLDDLDTLFEALPKRESDADAPFRMYVDRSYSVTGVGAVASGTINAGTVEAGDELLLGPMADGGFREVEVRSIEMHYHRVDKARAGRIVGIALKGVAESEIERGMALLPRDADPDPVREFEAEVVVLNHPTKIGDGYEPVVHLETVSEAAVFSPEGGRLLPGDNGTTTVRFKFRPYLVEEGQRFVFREGRSKGVGTVRSTDT; this comes from the coding sequence ATGAGCGCAGACCGGGCCCCCCTGCAGCGGGCCTTGGAGCGCGGCGAGGAGGAGGGCGGGCAGATCGAGTTCAAGACGCGACTCACCCGCAACACGCACCTGCGGGAGGGCCGCATGGAGTCGCTGGCCGCCCAACTCCGGCATCGTGTTCTCTCCGGCGACGGCGAGGCCACGTACGTCGTCGGCGTCGACGACGACGGGGCGATCGCAGGCATCTCCCCCGAGGCCTTCTCGGAGTCGATGGACGTCCTCTCCCTGTTGGCCGAGGAGGCCGACGCCCACATCGAGGACGTCGAGACGTGGGGCATCTCCGCCGAGGCGGGGGCCGAGGAGGGACTCGTCGGGGTCGCCACGATCCGTGAAGGGGCGATGCTTGACCGCGAGGACGACGAACACGTCGTCGTCGGCACCGCGGGCCACGTCGACCACGGCAAGTCGACGCTCGTGGGCACGCTCGTCACCGGCGAGCGAGACGACGGGGAGGGCGGCACGCGCTCGTTCCTCGACGTACAGCCCCACGAGGTCGAGCGGGGGCTCTCGGCGGACCTCTCCTACGCGGTGTACGGTTTCGACGACCACGGCCCGGTCCGGATGGACAACCCCCACCGGAAGACCGACCGGGCGCGGGTGGTACAGGAGGCCGACCGCCTCGTCAGCTTCGTCGACACCGTCGGCCACGAGCCGTGGCTCCGGACGACGATCCGCGGCCTCGTCGGCCAGAAACTCGACTACGGGCTGCTCGTCGTGGCGGCCGACGACGGCCCGACGAAGACGACCCGCGAGCACCTCGGGATCCTGCTGGCGACCGAACTCCCCACGATGGTCGCCATCACCAAGGCCGACGCCGTGAGCGACGAGCGCGTCGACGAGGTCGAAGCGGAGGTCGAAGCGATGCTCCGGGAGGTCGGCGAAACCCCGCTTCCCGTCGAGCGCTACGGCGTCGACGCGGCCATCGAGGAGGTCGGCACGACCGTTCCGCTCCTCCGGACGAGCGCCGTCGGCGGCGAGGGCCTCGACGACCTCGACACGCTGTTCGAGGCGCTCCCCAAGCGCGAGTCCGACGCCGACGCGCCGTTCCGGATGTACGTCGATCGCTCCTACAGCGTCACCGGCGTCGGCGCGGTCGCCTCGGGAACGATCAACGCCGGCACGGTCGAGGCCGGCGACGAACTCCTGCTCGGCCCGATGGCCGACGGGGGGTTCCGGGAGGTCGAGGTCCGCTCGATCGAGATGCACTACCACCGGGTCGACAAGGCCCGCGCGGGCCGGATCGTCGGCATCGCCCTGAAGGGCGTCGCCGAGAGCGAGATCGAACGCGGGATGGCGCTGCTGCCCCGTGACGCCGATCCCGATCCGGTCCGGGAGTTCGAGGCCGAAGTAGTCGTCCTGAACCACCCGACGAAGATCGGCGACGGCTACGAACCGGTCGTCCACCTCGAAACCGTAAGCGAGGCCGCCGTGTTCTCGCCCGAGGGCGGTCGCCTGCTTCCCGGCGACAACGGCACCACTACGGTTCGGTTCAAGTTCCGCCCCTACCTCGTCGAGGAGGGCCAGCGGTTCGTCTTCCGTGAGGGTCGGAGCAAGGGCGTCGGGACCGTCAGGTCGACCGACACGTAG
- a CDS encoding winged helix-turn-helix transcriptional regulator has product MSTELEDGNAAMEGSTTEVCPVVDAVEQIGSQWRLVVLHDLTEGEKRFNELKRSTEANARTLSRVLDDLRETGFVERRLEEDAPVATYYSLTSKGESLAPVFDEIESWANEWVETCQA; this is encoded by the coding sequence ATGTCCACCGAACTCGAGGACGGGAACGCGGCGATGGAGGGGTCCACGACCGAGGTCTGCCCGGTCGTCGACGCGGTCGAACAGATCGGCTCCCAGTGGCGACTGGTCGTGCTCCACGACCTCACCGAGGGGGAGAAGCGGTTCAACGAACTCAAGCGATCGACCGAGGCGAACGCGCGGACGCTCTCGCGCGTCCTCGACGACCTCCGAGAGACCGGTTTCGTCGAGCGCCGACTGGAGGAGGACGCCCCGGTGGCGACCTACTACTCCCTGACGAGCAAGGGCGAGTCGCTGGCCCCCGTTTTCGACGAGATCGAATCGTGGGCCAACGAGTGGGTAGAGACCTGTCAGGCCTGA
- a CDS encoding class I SAM-dependent methyltransferase: MDEQRATVRDGYDAMAETYDERRSASPTANEGLVALRESLPADPRVLDLGCGAGEGPLATLPTEGAVGLDFSTAQLRLARERTDAALVAGDMTALPFDDGRFDAVTAFYSVIHLPEDEHRDCYAEVARVLRPGGEFLFSIGDDWAGENDDWLDTGARMAWSFPPLRETERLLEAAGLELVEQYGVRSEMDDAEWPFLRCRVPE; this comes from the coding sequence ATGGACGAGCAACGGGCGACCGTCCGTGACGGCTACGACGCGATGGCCGAGACCTACGACGAGCGCCGCTCGGCGTCGCCGACGGCCAACGAGGGCCTCGTGGCACTGCGGGAGTCGCTGCCGGCTGATCCGCGGGTGTTGGACCTGGGCTGTGGTGCGGGCGAGGGACCGCTCGCCACGCTCCCGACGGAGGGGGCCGTCGGGCTGGACTTCTCGACTGCACAGCTACGGCTGGCGCGGGAGCGGACGGACGCCGCGCTCGTGGCCGGCGATATGACCGCGCTACCCTTCGATGACGGGCGGTTCGACGCCGTCACCGCGTTCTACTCGGTGATCCACCTGCCCGAAGACGAGCACCGGGACTGCTACGCGGAGGTGGCGCGGGTGCTGCGGCCGGGCGGGGAGTTCCTGTTCAGCATCGGCGACGACTGGGCCGGCGAGAACGACGACTGGCTCGACACCGGCGCGCGGATGGCGTGGTCGTTCCCGCCGCTGCGGGAGACCGAACGGCTGCTCGAGGCCGCCGGCCTCGAACTGGTGGAGCAGTACGGGGTTCGGAGCGAGATGGACGACGCCGAGTGGCCGTTCCTCCGCTGTCGAGTGCCGGAGTGA
- a CDS encoding multiprotein bridging factor aMBF1 has product MAQCEMCGAEKSSLTTTKVEGAELELCDDCADFGTEVKTESTSSASTKYSASSSSGGSSSSSSSSGGSGGSSGGRRRRDMFDQMDEIASDYDERIRAAREHDGLSREDLAKELNEKASLIGKLERGDILPSDDVKAKLEKRLGISLSEGSGDDDASWDSDSSMTQTLGDVVERKSE; this is encoded by the coding sequence ATGGCCCAGTGTGAGATGTGCGGCGCGGAGAAGTCCTCGCTCACGACGACGAAAGTCGAGGGCGCCGAACTCGAACTCTGTGACGACTGTGCGGACTTCGGCACGGAGGTCAAGACCGAGTCCACCTCGTCGGCGTCGACCAAGTACTCCGCTTCCTCCTCATCGGGCGGGTCGTCCTCCTCCTCGTCGAGTAGCGGCGGGAGCGGGGGGAGCAGCGGTGGTCGTCGCCGTCGGGACATGTTCGACCAGATGGACGAGATCGCGAGCGACTACGACGAGCGAATCCGGGCAGCCCGCGAACACGATGGGCTGAGCCGCGAGGACCTCGCCAAGGAACTCAACGAGAAGGCCTCCCTGATCGGGAAGCTGGAACGGGGTGACATCCTGCCCAGCGACGACGTGAAGGCCAAACTCGAGAAACGCCTCGGCATCTCCCTCTCGGAGGGGTCGGGCGACGACGACGCCAGTTGGGACTCCGACTCCTCGATGACTCAGACGCTCGGCGACGTGGTCGAGCGAAAGAGCGAGTAG
- the tpiA gene encoding triose-phosphate isomerase: MFILVNLKAYDCKPVSVAKAAADVAEETGARIAVAPQAARIGAVAATGVETWAQHVSPVEHGSHTGSTHAAAVERAGAVGTLLNHSENRQKLADIDASLDAADAAALETVVCANNPDQIAAATALDPDAVAVEPPELIGGDESVATADPGIVTDAVEAAAAVDDGVEVFCGAGIATGEDVAAARDLGADGVLLASGVALADDPETVLRDLVSEL, from the coding sequence GTGTTCATCCTCGTCAACCTCAAAGCGTACGACTGTAAGCCCGTCAGCGTCGCCAAAGCCGCCGCCGACGTGGCCGAGGAGACCGGCGCCCGGATCGCGGTCGCCCCGCAGGCCGCCCGGATCGGCGCCGTCGCCGCCACCGGCGTCGAGACGTGGGCCCAACACGTCAGCCCCGTCGAGCACGGCAGCCACACCGGCAGCACGCACGCTGCCGCCGTCGAACGTGCCGGCGCCGTCGGGACGCTGTTGAACCACTCCGAGAACCGCCAGAAGCTGGCCGACATCGACGCCAGCCTCGACGCCGCCGACGCGGCGGCCCTCGAAACGGTGGTCTGTGCGAACAACCCCGATCAGATCGCCGCCGCGACGGCGCTCGACCCCGACGCCGTCGCCGTCGAACCGCCGGAGCTCATCGGCGGCGACGAGTCGGTCGCCACGGCCGACCCCGGAATCGTGACCGACGCCGTCGAAGCGGCAGCGGCGGTCGACGACGGCGTTGAGGTGTTCTGTGGCGCCGGCATCGCCACCGGCGAGGACGTCGCTGCGGCCCGGGACCTCGGCGCCGACGGCGTCCTCCTCGCGTCGGGCGTCGCGCTCGCCGACGACCCCGAGACGGTGCTGCGCGACCTGGTTTCGGAGCTCTGA